One Kallotenue papyrolyticum genomic window carries:
- the gmhB gene encoding D-glycero-beta-D-manno-heptose 1,7-bisphosphate 7-phosphatase → MTGRAVFLDRDGTINVEVNYLHRCEDLVLIPGAAEAIRRFNRAGWLVVVVTNQAGIARGFYDEAAMHALHAHLRERLAAAGARIDAFYFCPHHPDFTGPCVCRKPADGMLRQAARDHAIDLARSWLIGDSWSDLVAGHAAGCRTLLVRTGYGRATEARLADMPPPDTVVDDLLAAARWILGGAADTDR, encoded by the coding sequence ATGACCGGGCGCGCCGTCTTTCTGGATCGCGACGGCACGATCAACGTCGAGGTCAACTACCTGCACCGTTGCGAGGATCTGGTACTGATTCCGGGCGCTGCCGAAGCGATCCGCCGCTTCAACCGCGCCGGCTGGCTGGTGGTTGTGGTCACCAACCAGGCCGGCATCGCGCGCGGCTTCTACGACGAGGCAGCCATGCACGCGCTGCATGCCCATCTGCGCGAGCGGCTGGCTGCCGCCGGCGCGCGTATCGACGCCTTCTACTTCTGCCCGCACCATCCTGACTTTACCGGCCCATGCGTCTGCCGCAAACCCGCCGATGGTATGCTGCGCCAGGCGGCACGCGACCATGCCATCGACCTGGCGCGGAGCTGGCTGATCGGCGATAGCTGGAGCGACCTGGTCGCCGGCCACGCCGCCGGCTGTCGAACGCTGCTGGTGCGTACCGGCTATGGACGCGCCACCGAGGCGCGGCTGGCCGACATGCCACCGCCCGATACGGTAGTGGATGACCTCTTGGCAGCAGCACGCTGGATTCTTGGGGGCGCAGCGGATACAGATCGCTAG
- a CDS encoding response regulator: protein MQTIRVVLVDDHNVVRQGLKLFLATQPDIQVVGEADNGQAALALVEQQQPDVVLMDLVMPQLDGVATTQQIKRRYPEVEVIALTSFVEDQQVAAVIKAGAIGYLLKDVQPAELAMAIRAAQRGEVHLHPEAARRLMQAVAPREQPGLVEPLTEREIEVLRALARGESNRQIADRLIVSEKTVKAHVSNILGKLGLQSRTQAVLYALRHGIVSLDDIPL, encoded by the coding sequence ATGCAAACCATCAGAGTCGTACTGGTTGACGACCATAACGTGGTGCGGCAGGGCTTGAAGCTGTTTCTGGCCACCCAGCCTGATATCCAGGTTGTGGGCGAGGCCGACAACGGCCAGGCGGCGCTGGCGCTGGTCGAACAGCAACAACCAGATGTGGTGCTGATGGATCTGGTCATGCCGCAGCTCGACGGCGTTGCCACCACCCAGCAGATCAAACGCCGCTATCCCGAGGTCGAGGTCATCGCCCTGACCTCCTTTGTCGAGGATCAGCAGGTCGCGGCGGTGATCAAAGCCGGTGCGATCGGCTACCTGCTCAAAGACGTGCAGCCGGCGGAGCTGGCCATGGCGATCCGCGCCGCACAGCGTGGCGAGGTGCATCTGCACCCCGAAGCCGCGCGCCGGCTGATGCAGGCCGTCGCGCCGCGTGAACAGCCCGGCCTGGTCGAGCCCCTCACCGAGCGCGAGATCGAGGTGCTGCGTGCGTTGGCACGCGGCGAAAGCAACCGCCAGATCGCCGACCGCCTGATCGTCAGCGAAAAGACGGTCAAAGCTCACGTCTCCAACATCCTGGGCAAGCTCGGCCTCCAGAGCCGCACCCAGGCGGTACTCTACGCCCTGCGCCACGGCATTGTTTCGCTGGATGACATCCCGCTGTGA
- a CDS encoding EAL domain-containing protein has product MPRTTPNIFHDPERLAVLEELDLLNDAPDDECERLVRLAAACVAAAAVQLTVAGAEHLFIKGCTTGLVGERELRVTPLFSSFCQHTVAQRRPLIIEDARRHPLVADHPAIEELGILAYLGVPLITDDGHVLGSLCALDTQPRVWTTNELEALKQVATAAINALQLRRDLRRRERVERQLRTQTHILQRLANGATLTCVLNELVQLIEEQAPGMIGSVLLLDETHRLRLGAAPNLPAEYNQVIDGLEIGPEVGCCGSAAYHGCVIVTPDIAQDARWQSLREQALAQGLRACWSAPIMGQQGVLGTFALYYRTPRQPTAHELELVTTAAAIAGFAIEHTRASSAMRESEARFRTLVQHSSDIITLLNHDGSIRYQSPSITNVLGYQPEELININTFELIHPDDQQRVEQLFGRIMQTPLAFERVEYRFRHRDGSWRWLESIGTNHLATASIRAIVINSRDITERKQIEAELRESEERYRTIVTTAHEGICLIDGDNRISYANQRLAEMLGYRVEELVGQQVLMIVDPAAHEQVRQAVARRWQGIAETYDLRFVRRDGTKIWGRVSATPLRDDSGQVTGVLGMITDITERKQAELQLQYSAWHDSLTGLPNRAWFMQHLASVLAEIQRNPQRQCAVLFLDLDRFKIINDSLGHTLGDRFLVAVANRLLRCQRPGSALARLGGDEFVMLLEQIENVSDAILLAEYLQHQIEAPILLNHYELSLTLSIGIAIGSAAYQQPEALLRDADIALSRAKAQGKARYALFDQQMYAQALARLQLEGELRRAIEQRQFTLVYQPIVATDSGAIISVEALIRWQHPERGLISPAEFIPIAEETGLIVPLGAWVIEAACAQAARWLAAGWPIVMTVNLSARQFRQPQLAEQIATILERTGLPPHLLKLELTESAVMEEVESSIATLQQLRQIGVGCSIDDFGTGYSSLSYLNRLPIDTLKIDHSFVRNLHNNANDATIARAIIALAHSLHLLVIAEGVETSEQLAFLRAHGCHAMQGYLFSRPLPPEELERLLIDTPGWEQLIREAAPATC; this is encoded by the coding sequence ATGCCCCGCACTACTCCTAATATTTTTCATGATCCGGAACGGCTGGCCGTGCTCGAAGAGCTCGACCTGCTCAACGACGCACCCGATGACGAGTGTGAGCGCCTGGTCAGGCTCGCCGCGGCCTGTGTTGCCGCGGCGGCAGTCCAGCTTACCGTCGCGGGCGCAGAGCACCTGTTTATTAAAGGATGCACGACCGGCCTGGTCGGCGAGCGCGAGCTGCGCGTCACGCCGCTGTTCTCCTCGTTCTGCCAGCACACCGTGGCGCAGCGCCGCCCATTGATTATCGAGGATGCGCGCCGCCATCCACTGGTCGCCGACCATCCTGCGATCGAGGAGCTGGGCATCCTGGCCTACCTGGGCGTGCCACTGATCACCGACGACGGGCATGTGCTGGGGAGTCTGTGTGCCCTTGATACCCAGCCGCGGGTCTGGACAACGAACGAGCTGGAGGCGCTCAAGCAAGTGGCCACTGCAGCGATCAATGCGCTGCAACTGCGGCGCGACCTTCGTCGTCGCGAACGCGTAGAGCGCCAGTTGCGCACGCAGACGCACATTCTGCAGCGCCTGGCCAACGGCGCGACGCTGACCTGTGTGCTGAACGAGCTAGTCCAGCTGATCGAGGAGCAGGCGCCAGGGATGATCGGCTCGGTGCTGCTGCTGGATGAGACGCACCGTCTACGGCTCGGCGCCGCGCCCAACCTGCCCGCCGAGTACAACCAGGTGATCGACGGACTAGAGATCGGACCAGAGGTGGGCTGTTGCGGCAGTGCTGCCTACCACGGCTGCGTCATCGTCACCCCCGATATCGCTCAGGATGCTCGGTGGCAGTCACTCCGCGAGCAGGCGCTTGCCCAAGGGCTGCGCGCCTGCTGGTCGGCGCCGATCATGGGTCAGCAGGGCGTGCTGGGTACGTTTGCGCTCTACTACCGCACACCGCGCCAACCGACAGCGCACGAGCTGGAGCTTGTCACTACCGCGGCGGCGATCGCCGGCTTTGCTATTGAACACACGCGTGCCAGCAGCGCCATGCGCGAAAGCGAGGCGCGCTTCCGCACGCTGGTGCAGCACTCCTCCGACATTATTACGCTACTAAATCATGACGGAAGTATTCGCTACCAAAGCCCATCGATCACCAACGTGCTGGGCTACCAGCCCGAAGAGTTGATCAACATCAACACCTTCGAGCTGATCCATCCCGATGATCAGCAGCGGGTGGAGCAACTGTTCGGTCGCATCATGCAGACGCCACTGGCGTTCGAACGGGTGGAATACCGCTTCCGGCACCGCGATGGAAGCTGGCGCTGGCTGGAGTCGATCGGCACCAACCATCTCGCAACCGCCTCGATTCGCGCGATCGTGATCAACTCGCGCGACATCACCGAGCGCAAGCAGATCGAGGCCGAGCTGCGCGAGAGCGAAGAGCGCTACCGCACCATCGTCACCACCGCCCATGAAGGTATCTGCCTGATCGACGGTGACAACCGCATCAGCTATGCTAACCAGCGGCTGGCCGAGATGCTGGGCTACCGCGTAGAGGAGCTGGTCGGACAACAGGTGCTGATGATCGTCGATCCTGCTGCGCACGAGCAGGTACGCCAAGCAGTGGCGCGTCGGTGGCAGGGCATCGCCGAAACGTACGATTTGCGCTTCGTGCGCCGCGATGGAACAAAGATCTGGGGGCGCGTCTCGGCCACGCCTCTGCGTGACGACAGCGGACAGGTCACCGGCGTGCTGGGGATGATCACCGACATCACGGAGCGCAAGCAGGCTGAGCTGCAGCTTCAGTACAGCGCCTGGCATGACTCACTGACTGGCCTGCCCAACCGCGCCTGGTTCATGCAGCACCTGGCGAGCGTGCTGGCGGAGATTCAGCGCAATCCGCAGCGGCAGTGCGCTGTGCTGTTCCTCGATCTAGATCGCTTCAAGATCATCAACGACAGCCTGGGGCATACGCTCGGCGATCGCTTTCTGGTCGCTGTTGCCAACCGTCTCCTGCGCTGCCAGCGCCCCGGTAGCGCCCTGGCCCGGCTGGGCGGCGATGAATTTGTCATGCTGTTGGAGCAGATCGAGAACGTGAGCGATGCGATCCTGCTGGCCGAATACCTCCAGCACCAGATCGAGGCGCCCATTTTGCTGAACCACTATGAACTTTCGCTCACCCTTAGCATCGGGATTGCCATCGGCAGCGCCGCCTACCAGCAGCCGGAAGCGCTGTTGCGCGATGCCGATATCGCCCTCAGCCGCGCCAAAGCCCAGGGCAAGGCGCGCTACGCCCTGTTCGATCAGCAGATGTACGCCCAGGCACTGGCGCGGCTGCAGCTTGAAGGGGAGTTGCGCCGCGCGATCGAGCAGCGCCAGTTCACGTTGGTGTACCAGCCGATCGTTGCCACCGACAGCGGCGCGATCATCAGCGTCGAGGCGCTGATACGCTGGCAGCATCCTGAACGTGGCCTGATCTCACCCGCTGAGTTCATCCCGATCGCCGAGGAGACGGGCCTGATCGTACCGCTGGGCGCGTGGGTGATCGAAGCGGCCTGTGCCCAGGCGGCGCGCTGGCTGGCCGCCGGCTGGCCGATCGTCATGACCGTCAACCTGTCAGCGCGCCAGTTCCGCCAGCCTCAGCTGGCCGAGCAGATCGCGACGATCCTGGAACGAACCGGGCTGCCGCCCCACCTGCTCAAGCTGGAGCTGACCGAGAGCGCGGTGATGGAAGAGGTTGAGAGCAGCATTGCCACACTGCAGCAGTTGCGCCAGATCGGCGTGGGCTGTTCGATCGATGACTTCGGCACCGGCTACTCATCGCTGAGCTACCTCAACCGCCTGCCGATCGACACGCTCAAGATCGACCACAGCTTTGTGCGCAACCTGCACAACAACGCCAATGATGCCACGATCGCCAGGGCGATCATCGCCCTGGCGCATAGCCTGCACCTGCTGGTGATTGCCGAGGGTGTCGAAACCAGCGAGCAGTTGGCGTTCCTGCGCGCGCACGGCTGCCATGCGATGCAGGGCTACCTGTTCAGCCGTCCACTGCCGCCTGAGGAGCTCGAAAGGCTGTTGATAGACACTCCCGGCTGGGAACAGCTGATACGCGAGGCCGCACCGGCAACCTGCTAG
- a CDS encoding glycosyltransferase: protein MHIVQIYKDYPPVVGGIEQHVRVLAEGLAQRGQQVTVLTTHAGRATREEQRNGVRVLRAGRLAYVASTPLSLQLLRLARSLRADLVHLHMPFPPGDLAALALPGAPALVVTYHSDIVRQRRLGQFYRPLQQLTLRRAHCIIATSAAYVRSSPVLRRYAARTHIVPLSVDVERFAHATGGTALRRRYLERGEGCLVLAVGVLRYYKGLPILIDAMTQLDATLLIVGGGPEEQRLRDLVQALGLARRVHFAGRVSDDELPAYYAAADLFVLPSHLRAEAFGIVQLEAMAAGLPVISTELGTGTSEVNQHGVTGFVVPPGDPLLLARAMRVLLENPDLRRHMGRAAQARARREYTHARMIERVLAVYAQAAQRAHGDVNQREQTR from the coding sequence ATGCACATTGTTCAGATCTATAAAGACTACCCGCCGGTAGTCGGCGGCATCGAACAGCATGTGCGCGTGCTGGCCGAAGGGCTGGCGCAGCGCGGGCAGCAGGTCACGGTGCTGACCACCCATGCCGGGCGTGCGACGCGCGAGGAGCAGCGCAACGGCGTGCGCGTGCTGCGCGCCGGTCGCTTGGCCTACGTAGCGTCAACACCGCTCAGCCTGCAGCTACTGCGCCTGGCGCGCTCGCTGCGTGCCGATCTGGTCCATCTGCACATGCCCTTTCCGCCCGGCGATCTGGCGGCGCTGGCGCTGCCGGGCGCGCCCGCGCTGGTGGTTACCTACCATAGCGATATTGTGCGGCAGCGCCGCCTGGGGCAGTTCTACCGTCCGCTGCAACAGCTGACGCTGCGGCGCGCGCACTGCATCATCGCCACCAGCGCCGCCTACGTGCGCTCCTCGCCGGTGCTGCGCCGCTACGCAGCGCGCACCCACATCGTACCGCTGTCGGTTGACGTCGAACGCTTTGCCCACGCCACCGGCGGCACGGCGCTGCGCCGGCGCTACCTGGAGCGCGGCGAGGGCTGCCTGGTGCTGGCCGTGGGTGTGCTGCGCTACTACAAGGGCCTGCCGATCTTGATCGACGCCATGACGCAGCTCGATGCGACGCTGCTGATCGTCGGCGGCGGGCCGGAGGAGCAGCGCCTGCGCGATCTGGTGCAGGCGCTGGGCCTGGCGCGGCGCGTGCACTTCGCCGGCCGTGTCAGCGACGACGAACTGCCGGCCTACTACGCGGCAGCCGATCTGTTCGTGCTGCCGTCGCATCTGCGCGCGGAGGCCTTCGGCATCGTGCAGCTGGAGGCCATGGCTGCCGGACTGCCGGTGATCAGCACCGAGCTGGGCACCGGCACGAGCGAGGTCAATCAGCACGGTGTGACCGGCTTTGTTGTGCCGCCGGGCGACCCCTTGCTGCTGGCGCGCGCGATGCGCGTGTTGCTAGAAAATCCCGATCTGCGGCGGCACATGGGCCGGGCGGCGCAGGCGCGGGCGCGGCGCGAATATACGCACGCGCGCATGATCGAGCGGGTGCTGGCGGTGTATGCGCAGGCCGCGCAGCGTGCCCATGGCGATGTAAATCAGCGGGAGCAAACACGATGA
- a CDS encoding glycosyltransferase — MISLIATVKNEADNIAALLDSMLHQTLPPDEIVINDNWSSDATPAIVQRYIAAGHPIRLVRGGFNIPSGRNHAIRHARGTIIASCDAGLTLPPDWLATITAPLRRGEADVVGGFYEPAPQSLWELALGATNYPDVEEIDPATFLPAGQSMAFTRAAWEAVGGFPEWADTCEDLVFDLALKARGFRFAFAPHAAVRFRPRESLRAYWRQYFTYARGDGVADLFRRRHAIRYGSYLALVALLRLARRRRGYLLLLAPGIAAHTYRPYRRLWRRSRHLPWRRRLLLLPLPPVIRLVGDCAKMCGYPVGVWRRLRGARRVARVGVECSDGHRHANAN, encoded by the coding sequence ATGATCAGCCTGATCGCCACCGTCAAAAACGAGGCCGACAACATTGCGGCGCTGCTGGATTCGATGCTGCACCAAACGTTGCCGCCCGACGAGATCGTGATCAACGACAACTGGAGCAGCGACGCAACACCGGCGATCGTGCAGCGCTACATCGCCGCCGGCCATCCGATCCGCCTGGTGCGTGGCGGCTTCAACATCCCATCGGGCCGCAACCACGCCATTCGCCATGCGCGCGGCACGATCATCGCCTCGTGTGACGCAGGCCTGACGCTGCCGCCCGACTGGCTGGCGACGATCACCGCGCCGCTGCGCCGCGGCGAGGCCGATGTGGTAGGTGGTTTTTACGAGCCCGCGCCACAGTCGCTGTGGGAGCTGGCTCTGGGCGCGACCAACTATCCCGACGTCGAGGAGATCGATCCGGCGACGTTTCTGCCCGCCGGCCAGTCGATGGCCTTTACGCGCGCGGCCTGGGAAGCGGTCGGCGGTTTTCCGGAGTGGGCCGACACCTGTGAAGATCTGGTCTTCGATCTGGCGCTCAAGGCGCGCGGCTTTCGCTTCGCCTTCGCGCCGCATGCCGCGGTGCGCTTTCGCCCGCGCGAATCGCTGCGGGCCTACTGGCGTCAATACTTCACCTATGCCCGCGGTGATGGTGTGGCCGATCTGTTTCGGCGACGCCACGCGATCCGCTACGGCTCGTACCTGGCGCTGGTGGCGCTGCTCCGGCTGGCGCGCCGCCGGCGTGGCTACCTGCTGCTGCTCGCGCCGGGGATTGCCGCACATACCTACCGGCCCTATCGTCGGCTCTGGCGCCGCAGCCGGCACCTGCCCTGGCGCCGGCGCCTCCTGCTGCTACCACTCCCACCGGTGATTCGCCTGGTTGGTGATTGCGCCAAAATGTGTGGCTACCCCGTCGGCGTGTGGCGTCGGCTGCGCGGAGCACGGCGCGTGGCCCGCGTCGGCGTTGAATGTTCTGATGGTCATCGCCATGCCAATGCAAACTGA
- a CDS encoding D-sedoheptulose-7-phosphate isomerase, whose amino-acid sequence MIDYQERARQQFAQHIAIAQQVIDEQAPTIARMAELLIACYRRGNKAVFCGNGGSAADAQHLAAELVGRYLLDRPALPALALHTDTSALTAIANDYDYAEVFARQAEAHLQPGDVLVVLSTSGNSPNVRRAAEVARARGCQVLGLLGRDGGALLPLCDAAVVVPAQPAFVIQEICMVVGHWLCDMVERALWGADRAALEREA is encoded by the coding sequence ATGATCGACTACCAGGAACGCGCGCGCCAACAGTTCGCGCAGCACATCGCGATCGCGCAACAGGTGATCGATGAGCAGGCGCCGACGATAGCGCGCATGGCCGAGCTGTTGATCGCCTGCTACCGGCGCGGCAACAAGGCCGTCTTTTGCGGCAACGGCGGCAGCGCTGCCGACGCGCAGCACCTGGCCGCCGAGTTGGTGGGCCGCTACCTGCTCGACCGGCCGGCACTGCCGGCGCTGGCGCTGCACACCGACACCTCAGCGCTGACGGCGATCGCCAACGATTATGACTATGCGGAGGTGTTTGCGCGCCAGGCCGAGGCGCACCTGCAGCCCGGTGATGTGCTGGTGGTGCTCTCCACCAGCGGCAACTCGCCCAACGTGCGCCGCGCCGCCGAGGTGGCGCGCGCCAGAGGCTGCCAGGTGCTTGGTCTGCTGGGACGCGACGGCGGCGCGCTCCTGCCGCTGTGCGATGCGGCCGTCGTGGTGCCGGCGCAGCCCGCGTTTGTGATCCAAGAGATCTGCATGGTCGTGGGCCACTGGCTGTGCGACATGGTCGAGCGCGCGCTGTGGGGCGCCGACCGTGCCGCGCTGGAGCGCGAGGCATGA
- a CDS encoding aldehyde dehydrogenase family protein codes for MPMQTDTPRPCLIDGQWHGTTATLTSRSPLDGQTLGLVACGDATTIDAAVQAAQRALPAWRDADEATRRAGLRRLHGAVLQRRDALVTLIHRETGKSPFEALAMDVLPVLNALDYYARHGARALRSERLRLSQPVLLGHRARLVYAPAGVVGIIGPWNVPLALPLLPLAAALIAGNTVVLKPSEWTPLVGHAIAELCAMAQLPPGVVNVVTGGPEAGAALAAHEGTRRIVFIGGYEGGRRVAEACARRLCPCVLELGGVGAAIVRADANLEVAARGVVWTRFMGAGQICAATQRVFVDRRIAAPFTEAVTRQVRRLRVGRPGLPRYDVGPLINAAALQRVREQIADALACGARLVVGGTALPEHGPLSFAPTVLRDVSPTMRVMREESFGPVLAIMPVRDDEEALAQLAAVGSGLATTIWTRDLRAGMALAQRIESGMVWINEGAVFFTDPALPWGGVGASGWGHIQGRLGLQAVTDARVIAGRLPWPALWWFPYRRGVQRLIELLIAVQHERQPRAILRALAQALLTR; via the coding sequence ATGCCAATGCAAACTGACACGCCGCGTCCCTGCCTGATCGACGGGCAGTGGCACGGTACCACCGCAACGCTGACCTCGCGCAGTCCGCTGGATGGTCAGACGCTAGGCCTGGTGGCCTGCGGCGACGCAACCACGATCGACGCCGCGGTGCAGGCGGCGCAGCGTGCCCTACCGGCCTGGCGCGACGCCGATGAAGCCACCCGCCGCGCCGGGCTGCGTCGTCTGCACGGCGCCGTGCTGCAGCGCCGCGACGCGCTGGTGACGCTGATCCACCGCGAAACCGGCAAGTCACCCTTCGAGGCGCTGGCGATGGATGTGCTGCCAGTGCTCAACGCGCTGGACTACTACGCGCGGCACGGCGCACGAGCGCTGCGCAGCGAGCGGCTGCGGTTGTCGCAGCCGGTGTTGCTCGGCCACCGTGCCCGGCTGGTGTACGCGCCCGCGGGGGTGGTGGGCATCATCGGTCCGTGGAACGTGCCGCTGGCGCTACCGCTGCTGCCGCTGGCCGCCGCGTTGATCGCCGGCAACACGGTGGTGCTCAAGCCCTCGGAGTGGACGCCGCTGGTGGGCCACGCCATTGCCGAGCTGTGCGCCATGGCCCAGCTTCCACCGGGCGTGGTCAACGTCGTCACCGGCGGCCCCGAAGCGGGCGCGGCGCTGGCAGCGCACGAGGGCACGCGGCGCATCGTCTTCATCGGTGGCTACGAGGGTGGCCGTCGTGTCGCCGAGGCATGCGCGCGGCGGCTGTGTCCCTGCGTGCTGGAGCTGGGCGGCGTGGGCGCGGCGATCGTGCGCGCCGACGCCAACCTCGAGGTCGCCGCGCGCGGCGTGGTCTGGACACGCTTCATGGGCGCCGGGCAAATCTGTGCTGCGACCCAGCGCGTCTTTGTCGATCGGCGCATTGCCGCGCCCTTTACCGAGGCGGTGACACGCCAGGTACGCCGCCTGCGGGTAGGACGGCCTGGTCTGCCCAGGTACGACGTAGGCCCGCTGATCAACGCCGCCGCACTGCAGCGCGTGCGCGAGCAGATCGCCGATGCGCTGGCATGTGGCGCGCGCCTGGTTGTGGGCGGCACGGCGCTGCCGGAGCACGGACCGCTGAGCTTCGCGCCGACCGTGCTGCGCGATGTCTCGCCGACCATGCGCGTGATGCGTGAGGAAAGCTTCGGTCCGGTGCTGGCGATCATGCCGGTGCGCGATGACGAGGAGGCCCTGGCGCAGCTGGCCGCAGTCGGCTCCGGCCTGGCCACGACGATCTGGACGCGCGACCTGCGCGCAGGCATGGCGCTGGCACAGCGCATCGAGAGCGGCATGGTCTGGATCAATGAGGGCGCGGTCTTCTTCACCGATCCGGCGCTGCCCTGGGGCGGCGTCGGCGCGAGCGGCTGGGGCCATATCCAGGGTCGCCTGGGCCTGCAGGCCGTCACCGACGCGCGCGTGATCGCCGGACGGCTGCCCTGGCCGGCGTTGTGGTGGTTTCCCTACCGCCGCGGCGTGCAGCGGCTGATCGAACTGCTGATCGCCGTCCAGCACGAACGGCAGCCACGCGCGATCCTGCGCGCGCTGGCGCAGGCCCTGCTGACGCGCTGA
- a CDS encoding S8 family peptidase: MDTRFRSALGLAVLLLLALGTALRPATAAPRAGDRVPGQYIVVFKDSVSDVPGKADALAAQHGLSVQRIYTHALKGFAARIPEARLAKLQADPDVAFIDQDQVISIDAQEIPTGIRRIEATLSPTARIDGTDERVNVDVAIIDTGIAPHADLNIYRSVNCSGGSPLRGSCKSSSPADGNGHGTHVAGTVAALDNGSGVVGVAPGARLWAVKVLNDQGSGYRSWIIAGIDYVTANAGAIEVANMSLGGSGTDDGKSCAQTTDAYKKALCNSIAAGVTYAVAAGNESDDARNHVPAAYVIDGLITVSALADFNGLAGGGAAPTCRSDEDDTFANFSNYGPRVDIIAPGVCILSTWNDGGYNTISGTSMATPHVAGAAALYKAKNPGATPKQVRDALVNAGTSDWNNVDDRDSIKEPLLNVKNF, translated from the coding sequence ATGGACACTCGTTTCCGCTCAGCGTTGGGACTGGCCGTCTTGTTGCTGCTGGCATTGGGCACCGCGCTGCGTCCGGCCACCGCCGCGCCGCGCGCCGGTGATCGCGTCCCCGGGCAGTATATCGTCGTCTTCAAGGACTCGGTCAGCGATGTGCCGGGCAAAGCCGATGCCCTGGCCGCGCAGCACGGCCTGAGCGTACAGCGCATTTATACGCACGCGCTCAAGGGCTTTGCCGCCAGGATTCCAGAGGCACGGCTGGCGAAACTGCAGGCCGATCCTGATGTAGCCTTCATCGATCAGGATCAGGTCATTTCGATCGACGCGCAGGAGATCCCCACCGGCATTCGCCGCATCGAAGCGACGCTCAGTCCCACCGCGCGCATCGATGGCACGGATGAGCGGGTCAACGTCGATGTCGCGATCATCGACACAGGCATCGCGCCGCACGCTGACCTCAACATCTACCGCAGCGTCAACTGCTCCGGCGGCAGCCCGCTGCGCGGCAGTTGCAAATCCAGCTCGCCCGCGGACGGCAACGGTCATGGCACGCATGTCGCCGGCACAGTCGCCGCGCTCGACAACGGCAGCGGCGTAGTCGGCGTCGCCCCCGGCGCGCGACTGTGGGCGGTCAAGGTGCTCAACGATCAGGGCAGCGGCTACCGCTCCTGGATCATCGCCGGCATCGATTATGTCACGGCCAATGCCGGCGCGATCGAAGTCGCCAACATGAGCCTGGGCGGCAGCGGCACGGACGACGGCAAAAGCTGTGCCCAGACCACCGACGCCTACAAGAAGGCGCTGTGCAACTCGATCGCCGCGGGCGTGACCTATGCCGTCGCCGCCGGCAACGAGTCGGACGACGCGCGCAACCACGTCCCCGCCGCCTATGTGATCGACGGCTTGATCACCGTGTCGGCGCTGGCCGATTTCAACGGCCTGGCTGGTGGCGGCGCCGCACCAACCTGCCGCAGCGATGAGGATGACACCTTCGCCAACTTCTCGAACTACGGGCCGCGCGTGGACATCATCGCGCCCGGCGTGTGCATCCTCTCGACCTGGAACGACGGCGGCTACAATACCATCAGCGGCACCTCGATGGCGACACCACACGTCGCGGGCGCGGCAGCGCTGTACAAGGCTAAGAACCCGGGCGCCACGCCCAAGCAGGTGCGCGACGCGCTGGTCAACGCCGGCACCAGCGACTGGAACAACGTGGACGATCGCGATTCGATCAAGGAACCGCTGCTGAACGTGAAGAACTTCTGA
- the mutM gene encoding bifunctional DNA-formamidopyrimidine glycosylase/DNA-(apurinic or apyrimidinic site) lyase, with amino-acid sequence MPELPEVETVRRSLLPALVGRRILEVTRCAWPRTIAAPAPELFCTRLRDRAILDVARRAKYVIIHLDGDEALVVHLRMTGRLTLVAPDATPDQHTHVALRLDDERQLFFRDPRKFGRIWLLDRDGLARLDGQLGPEPLDETLTAAAFRALLRRRTGRLKPLLLDQRLIAGLGNIYADEALWQARLHPLQSVAQLSDEQIDALYAAVRDVLQRSIANRGTTFADYRDAWGLRGDNQSALNVYGRAGQPCPRCGTPIARLVVAQRGTHICPVCQPCSPAHDA; translated from the coding sequence ATGCCCGAACTACCCGAAGTCGAAACCGTGCGCCGCTCGCTGCTGCCTGCGTTGGTGGGCCGGCGCATCCTGGAGGTGACGCGCTGCGCCTGGCCCCGCACTATCGCCGCGCCCGCGCCCGAGCTCTTCTGCACCCGGCTGCGCGATCGCGCAATCCTGGATGTGGCGCGCCGCGCCAAGTATGTGATCATTCACCTGGATGGCGATGAGGCGCTGGTGGTGCATCTGCGCATGACCGGACGCCTTACGCTGGTCGCGCCCGACGCCACGCCCGATCAGCACACTCATGTTGCGCTGCGGCTGGACGATGAACGCCAGCTCTTTTTCCGCGATCCGCGCAAGTTTGGCCGCATCTGGCTGCTGGATCGGGACGGCCTGGCGCGTCTGGACGGGCAGCTCGGCCCCGAACCGCTGGACGAGACACTGACGGCAGCAGCGTTTCGCGCGCTGCTGCGCCGCCGCACGGGCCGTCTCAAACCGCTGCTGCTCGATCAACGCCTGATCGCCGGCCTGGGCAACATCTACGCCGATGAAGCCCTGTGGCAGGCGCGCCTCCATCCGCTCCAGAGCGTCGCGCAGCTCAGCGATGAGCAGATCGACGCGCTCTACGCCGCCGTGCGCGATGTGCTGCAGCGCAGCATCGCCAACCGCGGCACCACCTTCGCCGATTACCGCGATGCCTGGGGCCTGCGGGGCGACAATCAATCGGCGCTCAACGTCTACGGACGCGCCGGACAGCCTTGTCCACGCTGCGGCACGCCGATCGCGCGGCTGGTGGTGGCGCAGCGCGGCACGCACATCTGCCCTGTCTGCCAGCCCTGCTCACCTGCGCACGACGCATGA